The genomic window TCTGCTTGATCGGCCAGAGCAGCCGGCGCGCCTTGTCCAGGTTCACATTATCCGGCCAGCTGTTCAGCGGCGCAAAGCGTTGGGTGCCACGCCCCGCGCCCCCACGGCCGTCGCCCATGCGGTAGGTGCCTGCGCTGTGCCATGCCATCCGGATGAAGAACGGCCCGTAGTGACCGTAATCGGCCGGCCACCAATCCTGCGAGTCAGTCATCAGCGCATAGAGGTCCCTTTTGAGGGCCTCCAGATCGAGTTTCTTGAATTCCTCAGCGTAGTTGAATGCCTCGCCCATCGGATTGCTCATGGGAGAGTTCTGATGAAGCATCTTAAGGTTTAACTGGTTCGGCCACCAGTCCCGGATCGACGCGCCACCGCCGGAAATGGGTTTGTTGGCTCTGCCTGTTACCGGGCACTTGCTATCTTCATTCATAATGTTTCCCCCTTTCTTCACTTTGATTCAATATGACTTATTGTTCGTTATCCTTTGCCAGGCAATCCTGACAGATTCCCCGCAACTCCATACATCGGTTTTCGACTCTTCCCCAACCTGTGGTCTCGCTTGGCGCTTGAAGCTCATCGACATCAGGCCAACTGAAATCCTTGATTTTCTTGCATCGCTTGCAAAAAACCCAGATGATGGCGGGGAATCATACCAGTTTCTTGGCGATCCCAGCCACATACCTTCCCTGAAATCGCGCCATGGCCAGTTCATTCTCGCTCGGCTTCCGGCTGCCATCGCCTCCGGCGATGGTGCTGGCTCCGTACGGGCTTCCGCCGCTTATCTCCGCCATCGTCTTCTGACGATCCTCCGAATAAGGCAATCCGACAATCACCATCCCCAGATGCAGCAAGGTAGTATGAAAGCTGGTGATCGTGGTCTCTTGCCCACCGTGTTGCGTGGCAGAAGAAGTGAAAACGCTGCCCACTTTGCCCACAAGAGCATTTTTTGCCCAAAGGCCGCCGGTCTGATCCAGGAAGTTGCGCATCTGGGCGCACATGTTGCCAAAGCGGGTCGGCGTGCCGAAGATAATCGCATCGGCATCCACCAGATCGTTGGGCGTGGCAATGGGAATATGGGCAAAAGCCTGCCGTGCTTTCATAGCGCCGGACTTCTCCAGAATCGCATCCGGAATGATCTCAGGAACCTGCAGGAGCTCCGCCGTCGCTCCCTCCACCTCTCTGACACCCTCAG from Dehalococcoidia bacterium includes these protein-coding regions:
- the wrbA gene encoding NAD(P)H:quinone oxidoreductase translates to MKAKIIFYSMYGHIYTMAEAVAEGVREVEGATAELLQVPEIIPDAILEKSGAMKARQAFAHIPIATPNDLVDADAIIFGTPTRFGNMCAQMRNFLDQTGGLWAKNALVGKVGSVFTSSATQHGGQETTITSFHTTLLHLGMVIVGLPYSEDRQKTMAEISGGSPYGASTIAGGDGSRKPSENELAMARFQGRYVAGIAKKLV